In one Geoglobus acetivorans genomic region, the following are encoded:
- a CDS encoding metal-dependent hydrolase, whose product MKITWYGHACFMLEGSRKVLIDPFLTGNPLAPVKPNEVNADIILVTHGHGDHLGDAVEIARNNDCPVVGIHELSRILSAKGVEAVGMNIGGTAKLSGVAATMVKAFHSADVEEDGELIPAGDPAGFVVEMDGQKVYHCGDTDVFMDMQLIGELYEPEVMLVPIGGWYTMGIREAVKAVELVKPRYAIPMHYNTFPVIETDPEVFKKTVEDRIEGVSVVVLKPGESFEF is encoded by the coding sequence TTGAAAATAACCTGGTACGGGCATGCCTGTTTCATGCTTGAGGGTAGCAGGAAGGTGCTGATAGACCCATTCCTAACCGGAAACCCGCTTGCCCCTGTGAAGCCAAATGAGGTGAACGCAGACATAATCCTGGTAACCCACGGTCATGGGGACCACCTGGGAGATGCCGTTGAGATCGCCAGAAACAATGACTGTCCGGTGGTTGGAATCCATGAGCTTTCAAGGATACTCTCCGCCAAGGGCGTGGAGGCTGTGGGTATGAACATCGGCGGAACCGCAAAACTTTCCGGAGTAGCTGCCACGATGGTCAAGGCATTCCACTCCGCAGATGTTGAGGAGGATGGGGAGCTTATACCTGCCGGCGATCCCGCAGGGTTTGTGGTCGAGATGGACGGTCAGAAGGTTTACCACTGTGGAGACACGGATGTTTTCATGGACATGCAGCTCATCGGCGAGCTTTATGAGCCAGAGGTTATGCTTGTGCCGATCGGCGGATGGTACACGATGGGGATAAGAGAGGCCGTCAAAGCTGTTGAGCTTGTCAAGCCCAGATACGCCATACCCATGCACTACAACACGTTTCCGGTCATAGAGACCGATCCCGAAGTGTTCAAAAAGACCGTTGAAGACAGGATTGAGGGTGTTAGCGTAGTGGTGCTGAAACCGGGAGAGAGCTTTGAGTTTTAA
- a CDS encoding aspartate aminotransferase family protein, which produces MSEIIERERKVFIQFFNRYPIVIERAKGCWIFDEHGRKYLDLIAGIACVSVGHSNEYVIERIREQAEKLIHVSNLFYTKPQIELAEKLVEISGMDRFFFTNSGTESVEAALKIARRVTGRRKFVSFTGDFHGRSMGALSVTWKEKFREPFMPLIEPVSFAEFNSTESLENVVDGETAAVILEPVQGEAGVYPARKEFIKRLFELKEEHGFLVIFDEVQTGFGRTGEWFAKDIYGFRPDIMTLAKAMGNGFPIGAVAVSEEVHSGIQKGDHGSTFGGNPLACSASLATIEYIEQNNLLENSRKMGELFMKGLEGLDFVQDVRGFGLMVGLTVSDAKEFSQFAMSRGVLVNATSDKDVRVIPPLTISREEVDLALSAFEEFAR; this is translated from the coding sequence ATGAGTGAGATTATCGAAAGGGAAAGGAAGGTATTCATCCAGTTTTTCAACAGATATCCCATCGTAATCGAGAGAGCGAAGGGATGCTGGATTTTCGATGAACACGGACGAAAGTACCTTGACCTCATAGCCGGAATTGCCTGCGTTTCGGTCGGCCATTCCAACGAATACGTGATTGAAAGGATAAGAGAGCAGGCTGAAAAGCTCATCCACGTTTCAAACCTGTTTTACACAAAGCCCCAGATCGAGCTTGCGGAAAAACTTGTGGAGATAAGCGGAATGGACAGATTCTTTTTCACGAATTCAGGAACCGAGAGTGTTGAGGCTGCCTTAAAAATAGCCAGAAGGGTCACGGGCAGAAGGAAGTTTGTCTCGTTCACGGGCGACTTCCACGGCAGAAGCATGGGTGCGCTGTCAGTAACATGGAAGGAAAAGTTCAGGGAGCCGTTCATGCCTCTGATAGAGCCGGTAAGCTTTGCAGAATTCAACTCGACCGAAAGTCTGGAAAATGTGGTGGATGGAGAAACCGCGGCGGTCATCCTGGAGCCGGTTCAGGGCGAGGCGGGAGTTTATCCCGCAAGAAAAGAATTCATAAAAAGGCTGTTTGAGCTTAAAGAGGAACATGGCTTCCTCGTAATCTTCGACGAGGTGCAGACCGGTTTTGGCAGAACCGGGGAGTGGTTTGCCAAGGACATCTACGGCTTCAGGCCAGACATCATGACCCTCGCAAAGGCCATGGGCAACGGGTTCCCCATCGGGGCGGTTGCCGTAAGCGAGGAGGTGCATTCCGGAATCCAGAAGGGGGATCACGGGTCAACATTCGGCGGGAATCCGCTCGCATGCTCGGCTTCACTCGCAACCATAGAGTACATTGAACAGAACAACCTCCTGGAGAATTCCAGAAAAATGGGGGAGCTGTTCATGAAGGGGCTTGAGGGTCTTGACTTCGTTCAGGATGTGAGGGGATTCGGACTGATGGTGGGTCTGACCGTAAGCGATGCGAAGGAATTTTCCCAGTTCGCCATGAGCAGGGGTGTGCTTGTAAACGCAACATCCGATAAGGATGTCAGAGTAATCCCGCCACTGACAATAAGCAGAGAGGAAGTTGATCTCGCCCTGTCGGCTTTCGAAGAGTTTGCCCGTTAA
- a CDS encoding Fic family protein translates to MVKLDIKTIKGYKYVYIKDRVKVNDKNLPVTIYVGRLEKITSEQFIRKLGEFQLLRLKTFTDFWLKKKRSYLDDRKALSLEALHYSYGLFGEHYPDELKRYEQSVFARYVQGTTAIEGNTITLRQAEELLEHDITPAGKSVREVYEILNFRKLRGFLEEYEGDVSERLIKKMHSIIMENLLESPGEYRKIQVLIEKAEHEPPPAFEVPELMRELVEWYRKNRRSMHPFELAVLLHTKFVTIHPFVDGNGRVARALMNFVLERNGYPTLYLGLENREGYLDAVAEGNKENYQPIIDFMYGVYINQHRTILNEIYGKIRKGEIEAFPEMDELLKQFMKLKLKG, encoded by the coding sequence ATGGTAAAACTAGACATTAAGACCATTAAAGGATATAAATATGTCTATATCAAAGATAGGGTGAAGGTTAACGATAAAAACCTGCCTGTCACCATATACGTTGGCAGACTGGAAAAAATAACCTCAGAGCAGTTCATCAGAAAACTGGGCGAATTCCAGTTATTAAGGTTAAAGACCTTCACGGACTTCTGGCTGAAAAAGAAACGTTCGTATCTCGATGATAGAAAAGCACTCAGTTTAGAGGCTCTTCACTACAGCTACGGGCTCTTTGGAGAACACTATCCAGACGAGCTGAAGAGATACGAGCAATCTGTTTTCGCAAGATATGTGCAGGGAACGACAGCAATTGAAGGCAACACAATAACCCTCAGGCAGGCTGAAGAGTTGCTCGAGCACGACATAACGCCTGCTGGCAAGTCAGTCAGAGAGGTTTATGAGATTTTGAACTTCAGGAAGCTGAGGGGGTTCTTGGAAGAATATGAGGGGGACGTATCCGAGAGACTCATTAAAAAGATGCACTCTATAATCATGGAAAATTTGCTCGAATCTCCTGGAGAATACAGGAAAATTCAGGTTCTGATAGAGAAAGCAGAGCATGAACCTCCACCAGCTTTTGAAGTTCCAGAGCTCATGAGGGAGCTTGTGGAGTGGTATAGAAAAAACAGACGGTCAATGCACCCATTTGAGCTTGCCGTACTGCTTCACACGAAGTTCGTAACCATACATCCCTTCGTGGATGGTAACGGCAGGGTTGCCAGGGCGTTGATGAACTTCGTGCTGGAGAGAAATGGTTATCCAACCCTCTACCTCGGCTTGGAAAACAGGGAGGGTTATCTGGATGCCGTGGCAGAGGGAAATAAGGAGAATTACCAGCCGATAATCGATTTCATGTATGGTGTTTACATCAACCAGCACAGAACAATTTTGAACGAAATTTATGGCAAAATCAGGAAGGGAGAGATTGAGGCTTTTCCAGAGATGGATGAATTGCTCAAGCAATTCATGAAGTTGAAGCTTAAGGGCTAA
- a CDS encoding adenylosuccinate synthetase, whose amino-acid sequence MSATIVVGGFWGDEGKGKIIAHIAHSDKPKIIARGGVGPNAGHTVEFDGKSFGIRMIPSGFVYGDAKLLIGAGVLVNPEVFLNEVKMLNVEERARIDYRCAIIEPKHIESDKSSEHLAGKIGSTGSGCGPANADRVMRVARLAKDVVELQPFLTDVPLEVNETIDSGEFVLIEGSQGFALSLYYGTYPYVTSKDVSASSIAADVGVGPTKIDDVIVVFKTFPTRVGSGPFPTEMSQEEAESLGIVEYGTVTGRRRRVGWWDPELARYSAMINGATQIAITGIDRLDKECYGVTEWGKLTPKAKEFVERVEDDTGVPVTLISTGPSLEQIIDLRDERL is encoded by the coding sequence ATGTCTGCTACAATTGTCGTTGGTGGATTCTGGGGTGACGAAGGAAAGGGAAAGATAATAGCGCACATTGCACACTCAGATAAGCCGAAAATAATTGCAAGAGGCGGCGTAGGGCCAAATGCAGGGCATACAGTGGAATTCGATGGAAAGTCGTTCGGTATCCGAATGATTCCTTCTGGCTTCGTTTACGGTGATGCGAAGCTCCTGATCGGAGCGGGAGTTCTCGTCAATCCAGAAGTTTTTCTGAACGAGGTTAAAATGCTTAATGTAGAGGAGCGGGCAAGGATCGATTACAGGTGTGCAATCATCGAGCCAAAGCACATTGAATCCGACAAAAGCTCGGAACACCTTGCAGGCAAAATAGGAAGTACAGGAAGCGGATGTGGTCCGGCAAACGCAGACAGGGTTATGAGGGTCGCCAGGCTTGCGAAGGACGTTGTGGAACTCCAGCCATTCCTTACCGATGTCCCCCTCGAGGTAAATGAGACGATTGACAGCGGAGAGTTCGTCCTGATAGAGGGTTCACAGGGTTTTGCGCTCAGCCTTTACTACGGAACCTACCCCTACGTAACATCCAAGGACGTTTCGGCATCATCAATCGCTGCAGACGTTGGAGTTGGACCAACGAAAATAGACGATGTGATTGTCGTTTTCAAAACATTCCCGACGAGGGTCGGTTCAGGTCCATTCCCCACAGAGATGAGCCAGGAAGAGGCAGAAAGCCTTGGGATAGTTGAGTACGGAACAGTCACGGGAAGGAGAAGAAGGGTCGGCTGGTGGGACCCGGAGCTTGCGAGATACTCGGCCATGATCAACGGAGCGACGCAGATAGCCATAACCGGAATTGACAGGCTCGACAAGGAGTGCTATGGAGTGACAGAGTGGGGAAAACTTACGCCAAAGGCAAAGGAGTTTGTTGAAAGGGTTGAGGATGACACGGGCGTTCCGGTTACACTCATTTCAACCGGCCCATCTCTCGAACAGATAATCGATCTGAGAGATGAAAGACTCTAA
- a CDS encoding NifB/NifX family molybdenum-iron cluster-binding protein, with protein MIVAIPTDDGKRISAHFGRARYIYITDGKNAKLAENPHRGHAGRHEKHRGKHELANLLTREGVEVVYALHVGEGMRRNLGEAGIKIETVKEMDIEKLLHGHS; from the coding sequence ATGATTGTGGCAATACCAACTGATGACGGGAAGAGGATTTCTGCCCACTTTGGAAGGGCGAGGTATATCTACATCACCGATGGAAAGAATGCAAAGCTGGCTGAAAACCCTCACAGGGGGCATGCAGGCAGGCATGAGAAACACAGGGGAAAACACGAGCTTGCAAATCTTCTCACGAGAGAGGGTGTTGAGGTGGTTTATGCGCTCCACGTTGGGGAGGGGATGCGCAGAAATCTGGGAGAGGCGGGCATAAAAATAGAAACTGTTAAAGAGATGGATATCGAGAAACTACTGCATGGACACAGTTGA
- a CDS encoding methytransferase partner Trm112 — protein sequence MRRKLLEILACPVCKGDLDVEVEEENEGEILWGRLICKSCGAEYPIEDGIPNMLPPELRETV from the coding sequence ATGAGGAGGAAACTTCTTGAAATTCTCGCATGCCCTGTTTGCAAAGGAGATCTTGACGTGGAAGTTGAGGAGGAGAACGAGGGAGAAATACTCTGGGGACGATTGATCTGCAAGTCCTGTGGGGCTGAATATCCGATTGAGGATGGAATACCAAATATGCTTCCACCGGAACTGAGGGAGACGGTATGA
- a CDS encoding M20 family metallopeptidase, which yields MDTVEILKDLIEIDTRNPPGNTEGAVEYLQNLFSSYSTRIYGKDGKLNIVVEVSKGDPEFLFTSHLDTVPSDDSLLKPVVEDGRVYGRGSCDAKGCVASIISAFLGHEPESGVKLAFTADEEIGGKLGLGEVMKHEEPDFVIVGEPFGSDRIGIAQAAVVALKIVVHGESGHTAMADVKKGAVYRASEIITETVDRFEKIRGNREKFFDEISRIGLEVEFRGSGDAVFNPSVVRAGIKRNVVPDRCEIDADIRVAPWIDVSRLRDEFQYEGTDFFVTGFLRPFGYMLDGVNPDLDRQLVNMISSAIRQEGMVPRAVVTLGVGDIRHVRNRGIPAFYLGPRGENLHSDGEFVYIDELYTASRIYRNIANPSGK from the coding sequence ATGGACACAGTTGAGATTCTGAAGGACCTGATAGAGATTGACACTCGAAACCCACCCGGCAATACAGAGGGGGCTGTGGAATACCTTCAAAACCTTTTTTCGAGTTACAGCACGAGGATTTACGGTAAGGATGGGAAGCTCAACATTGTGGTTGAGGTATCGAAAGGAGACCCCGAATTCCTGTTCACGTCTCATCTGGACACCGTTCCTTCGGATGACTCGCTCTTAAAGCCAGTCGTTGAGGATGGAAGGGTCTACGGACGGGGAAGCTGCGATGCGAAGGGATGTGTTGCTTCAATAATCTCTGCATTTCTGGGTCATGAGCCCGAATCTGGAGTTAAACTGGCCTTTACAGCCGACGAGGAGATCGGAGGGAAGCTTGGCCTGGGAGAGGTGATGAAACACGAAGAGCCTGACTTCGTAATCGTTGGCGAACCTTTCGGCTCTGACAGAATCGGCATAGCTCAGGCTGCAGTGGTTGCTCTAAAAATCGTGGTTCACGGAGAGAGTGGACACACTGCAATGGCTGATGTTAAGAAGGGTGCCGTTTACAGAGCATCGGAAATCATAACCGAAACAGTAGACCGGTTCGAAAAGATCAGAGGAAACAGGGAAAAGTTTTTTGACGAAATTTCCAGAATCGGCCTTGAAGTGGAGTTCAGAGGTAGTGGAGATGCGGTTTTCAACCCCTCTGTTGTGAGGGCAGGTATAAAGCGAAACGTCGTTCCAGATCGATGTGAAATTGATGCAGATATCAGGGTGGCTCCATGGATTGACGTGAGCAGGCTTAGAGATGAATTTCAGTATGAAGGCACGGACTTTTTTGTAACGGGCTTCCTCAGGCCCTTCGGATACATGCTCGATGGAGTAAACCCCGACCTTGACAGACAGCTTGTAAACATGATAAGCAGTGCGATCAGACAGGAGGGGATGGTTCCCAGGGCAGTTGTAACTCTTGGTGTTGGAGACATCAGGCACGTGAGAAATAGGGGCATTCCAGCGTTTTATCTCGGTCCGAGGGGTGAAAATCTCCACTCTGATGGCGAGTTTGTGTATATCGACGAGCTGTACACCGCATCGAGAATATACAGAAACATCGCTAATCCTTCAGGAAAATAA
- the pyrG gene encoding glutamine hydrolyzing CTP synthase, translating to MKFIVVTGGVMSGLGKGITAASIGRILVDMGYRVVPIKIDPYINIDAGTMNPFQHGEVYVLKDGTEVDLDLGHYERFIGMELTGKHNITTGKIYRNVIEKERKGEYLGQTVQIIPHVTDEIKRWIRSVAEEKNADICLIEVGGTVGDIESMPFLEAIRQMHNEEKEEDFLLVHVTLVPLDSGGEQKTKPTQHSVKELRSLGLHPDVIVGRCEEELTESTKRKISLFCDVPVEAVISAKNADDIYEVPLLFKQEKLDRYIAEKLRLDRAKSEERWEEFVSKLKNAGENVTIAIVGKYMDVRDAYISIREALKIAGVYSGTKVSYLWIDSEDFEDFGEIEIEADGILVPGGFGSRGVEGKIMAIKYARENNIPFLGICLGFQLSVIEFTRNVLGYDGANSTEFDENTPHPVIDLLPEQKEIDELGGTMRLGDIEITLKENTIAYSLYQTEKILERHRHRYEVNPEYIGELEKNGLVFSGYSDGGRRMEILEIPEKRFFLATQFHPEFKAKPFAPSPPFVGFVKAALEYRREMNG from the coding sequence ATGAAGTTCATAGTTGTTACTGGAGGAGTGATGAGCGGTCTCGGAAAGGGTATCACAGCAGCGAGCATAGGCAGAATTCTCGTGGACATGGGTTACAGGGTCGTGCCAATAAAAATTGACCCGTACATAAACATCGACGCCGGAACCATGAACCCGTTCCAGCACGGCGAGGTTTACGTGCTCAAGGATGGGACAGAAGTCGATCTCGACCTCGGACACTATGAGAGATTCATAGGTATGGAGCTCACCGGAAAGCACAACATCACGACAGGAAAGATATACCGGAACGTTATTGAGAAAGAGAGAAAGGGCGAATATCTCGGTCAGACCGTTCAGATCATACCCCACGTTACCGACGAGATCAAGCGATGGATAAGGAGTGTTGCAGAAGAGAAAAACGCAGATATCTGTCTCATCGAGGTTGGTGGAACGGTTGGAGATATCGAGAGCATGCCGTTTCTTGAAGCAATAAGACAGATGCACAACGAAGAGAAAGAGGAGGATTTTCTGCTCGTCCATGTAACCCTCGTTCCACTCGACAGCGGTGGTGAGCAGAAAACCAAACCAACACAGCACAGCGTGAAGGAGCTGAGGAGCCTTGGACTGCATCCCGATGTCATCGTAGGGAGGTGTGAGGAGGAGCTTACTGAAAGCACAAAGAGAAAAATTTCGCTCTTCTGTGATGTTCCCGTTGAAGCTGTAATAAGCGCGAAAAACGCAGACGACATTTATGAGGTTCCACTGCTTTTCAAACAGGAAAAGCTCGACAGATACATTGCCGAAAAACTTAGGCTGGATCGGGCCAAAAGCGAGGAAAGGTGGGAAGAGTTCGTTTCAAAGCTTAAAAACGCAGGTGAAAACGTCACAATCGCCATTGTCGGCAAATACATGGATGTTAGAGATGCATACATAAGCATAAGAGAGGCCCTCAAGATAGCCGGTGTTTACAGCGGAACGAAGGTAAGCTATCTGTGGATCGACAGCGAGGACTTTGAGGATTTTGGGGAGATCGAGATAGAGGCGGACGGAATACTTGTACCGGGTGGATTCGGTTCAAGGGGTGTTGAGGGCAAGATAATGGCAATCAAATACGCCAGAGAGAACAACATACCCTTCCTCGGCATCTGTCTCGGATTTCAGCTATCCGTCATAGAATTCACCAGAAACGTTCTCGGGTATGATGGGGCGAACAGCACGGAGTTTGATGAAAACACACCCCACCCGGTTATAGACCTGCTACCGGAGCAGAAGGAGATCGACGAACTTGGAGGGACGATGAGGCTGGGGGACATAGAAATAACTCTCAAAGAGAATACGATTGCCTACAGCCTCTATCAGACCGAAAAAATCCTGGAGAGGCACAGGCACAGGTATGAGGTCAATCCGGAATACATAGGCGAGCTTGAGAAAAACGGGCTTGTTTTTTCCGGGTATTCAGATGGTGGAAGGAGGATGGAAATTCTGGAGATTCCGGAAAAAAGATTCTTCCTCGCTACCCAGTTCCATCCGGAGTTCAAGGCCAAGCCATTTGCCCCATCACCACCATTTGTCGGGTTTGTTAAGGCTGCGCTGGAATACAGGAGGGAAATGAATGGTTAA
- a CDS encoding LeuD/DmdB family oxidoreductase small subunit, with the protein MKLRGRAWKFGDDISTDHITPGRYYHLRSNMPELAKHVMEDADPEFPAKMKPGDFIVAGKNFGMGSSREHAPLAIKIAGISAVIAKSFARIFYRNAINVGLPVLIADTDQIDSEDELEIDLSTGVIRNLTKGTEIQAKPLPEIMIRILDEGGLVDYVRKYGDIIV; encoded by the coding sequence ATGAAATTAAGAGGGCGAGCCTGGAAGTTCGGAGATGATATTTCGACTGATCACATCACTCCCGGCCGGTACTATCATTTGAGGAGCAACATGCCGGAGCTTGCCAAGCATGTTATGGAGGATGCTGATCCTGAATTTCCGGCAAAGATGAAGCCTGGAGACTTTATAGTTGCCGGAAAGAATTTTGGAATGGGCAGCAGCAGGGAACATGCTCCTCTCGCAATCAAAATTGCGGGAATTTCTGCAGTAATTGCCAAATCCTTTGCGAGAATATTTTACAGGAATGCCATAAATGTTGGTCTCCCTGTGCTGATTGCCGATACTGACCAGATTGACTCGGAGGACGAGCTTGAGATTGATCTCTCGACAGGTGTTATCAGAAACCTGACAAAGGGTACTGAAATTCAGGCCAAACCACTTCCGGAAATCATGATACGGATTCTGGACGAAGGGGGGCTCGTGGATTATGTCAGGAAATACGGTGATATCATAGTATGA
- a CDS encoding helix-turn-helix transcriptional regulator, with translation MKKILVILALLLITSTASGAKIQGTVFSWETFEPLKNVIITINTTPQQRIVSEDGNYMFEVSPGIYSIEVYHYDDITLYANETVVVEQNGTYRIDILAYPLVEELDRNMSEELNLEFNVEDGRIQSNSGYYWIGGVLLIAVLFAGAYVLKRRASEEVHELVPQESLPEDLGEIVEIIRQAGGRITQKELKKKTGYSDAKISLMLADLERRGIVEKVKKGRGNIIFLKD, from the coding sequence GTGAAGAAAATCCTGGTGATCCTTGCACTGCTGCTGATCACATCAACAGCAAGCGGAGCTAAAATACAGGGGACTGTCTTCTCATGGGAGACCTTTGAACCCCTGAAAAACGTAATAATCACGATAAACACCACACCCCAGCAGAGAATCGTCAGTGAGGACGGCAATTACATGTTCGAGGTCTCACCGGGAATCTATTCAATCGAAGTTTACCACTATGACGACATAACACTGTATGCCAACGAAACTGTCGTTGTGGAGCAAAACGGGACATACAGGATAGATATCCTTGCATACCCGCTGGTTGAAGAGCTGGACAGAAACATGAGCGAGGAGTTAAATCTTGAATTCAATGTGGAAGATGGCAGGATTCAATCAAATTCTGGCTATTACTGGATTGGCGGGGTGCTGCTGATTGCTGTGCTGTTTGCCGGAGCATACGTGCTCAAAAGGAGAGCCTCTGAGGAAGTGCATGAGCTGGTCCCGCAGGAAAGTCTGCCAGAAGACCTCGGCGAAATCGTGGAAATAATCAGGCAGGCCGGAGGGAGAATTACCCAGAAAGAGCTGAAGAAAAAAACGGGTTACAGTGATGCGAAAATCAGCCTGATGCTTGCAGACCTTGAACGCAGGGGTATCGTGGAGAAAGTCAAAAAAGGCAGAGGGAACATTATTTTCCTGAAGGATTAG
- the guaA gene encoding glutamine-hydrolyzing GMP synthase, with the protein MVKAERFVEKAIQEIKEQVGDGKAIIALSGGVDSSVCAVLAYRAIGDKLIPVFVDTGLMRAGEPERVKEIFGYMNLKFVDAREEFFSALKGVVDPEEKRKVIGELFVRVFEKVAEEEKADYLIQGTIYPDIIESQGGIKSHHNVGGFPTHYTFKGVIEPLRELYKDEVREVARYIGLPEEISERMPFPGPGLAVRVLGEVTPEKVEVVRKANRIVEEELKDIPKWQAFAAVIGRATGVKGDERVYGYIVSIRAVESRDAMTAEPLRLDYEILRKIMRRITEEIPEVVRVVYDITPKPPATIEYE; encoded by the coding sequence ATGGTTAAAGCTGAAAGATTTGTGGAAAAAGCAATTCAGGAGATTAAGGAACAGGTTGGTGACGGAAAGGCAATCATAGCGTTATCGGGAGGTGTTGACAGTTCCGTTTGCGCTGTTCTGGCATACAGAGCCATTGGAGATAAGCTGATACCCGTTTTTGTTGATACGGGGCTTATGAGAGCTGGCGAACCAGAGAGGGTGAAGGAAATTTTTGGGTACATGAATCTCAAATTCGTGGATGCGAGAGAAGAGTTCTTCAGTGCCCTGAAAGGCGTTGTTGATCCTGAGGAAAAGAGGAAGGTTATAGGAGAGCTTTTTGTCAGGGTATTTGAGAAGGTTGCGGAGGAGGAAAAGGCCGACTACCTCATTCAGGGGACTATATATCCGGACATAATAGAAAGTCAGGGCGGTATAAAGAGCCATCACAATGTCGGCGGTTTCCCCACACACTACACGTTCAAGGGTGTCATCGAGCCTCTGAGAGAGCTGTACAAGGATGAGGTCAGAGAGGTGGCGAGGTACATCGGACTGCCGGAAGAGATCTCGGAGAGGATGCCATTCCCCGGACCGGGGCTGGCCGTGAGAGTGCTCGGAGAGGTTACTCCGGAAAAGGTTGAAGTAGTCAGAAAGGCGAACAGAATTGTCGAGGAGGAGCTTAAGGACATTCCAAAGTGGCAGGCGTTCGCAGCAGTCATAGGAAGAGCCACAGGTGTCAAGGGCGATGAGAGAGTTTACGGCTATATAGTCTCCATAAGAGCGGTTGAGAGCAGGGATGCCATGACGGCAGAACCCCTCAGGCTCGATTACGAGATTCTCAGAAAGATCATGAGAAGGATAACCGAAGAGATCCCCGAGGTTGTTAGAGTTGTGTATGACATAACTCCAAAACCACCCGCCACGATCGAGTATGAGTGA
- a CDS encoding DMT family transporter, with product MNSERKYVLALLGTAVVWAASFIFVKISLGEVGPFNLALYRFLIAAPVLYMILKMSGRIVPVSKQDLPGLVFLALTGVTLLYAVQFLALVYTTATNSSILINTSAIFVSVLSFTVGEKLTGRKFVALILAFAGVVLTASKGNLEFLHAETLKGDLLMIFDGFLWALYTLGGKRLLERYNPETLTVYAFAIGAVLLLPFAYVEGIASPATFSTMTWISIAFLALLCSVFGYVVWYSALSVMEATKVAVFVYLIPLFTAVMAYFALGEDIGLFTVLGGILIVLGVYLVERS from the coding sequence GTGAATTCAGAGAGAAAGTACGTGCTGGCCCTGCTCGGAACTGCTGTGGTCTGGGCTGCCTCATTCATCTTCGTCAAGATAAGTCTCGGAGAGGTTGGTCCATTCAACCTCGCACTTTACAGGTTCCTGATCGCAGCTCCGGTGCTTTACATGATACTGAAGATGTCAGGCAGGATCGTCCCTGTCTCAAAGCAGGATCTTCCGGGACTGGTTTTCCTCGCCCTGACTGGCGTTACACTGCTTTACGCCGTGCAGTTTCTCGCTCTCGTTTACACAACCGCAACCAACTCGTCCATCCTGATCAACACGTCCGCAATATTTGTTTCAGTTCTCTCGTTTACCGTTGGAGAGAAACTCACGGGCAGGAAGTTCGTTGCGCTGATCCTTGCATTTGCAGGCGTTGTGCTTACGGCATCAAAGGGCAATCTGGAATTCCTGCATGCAGAAACCCTGAAGGGAGACCTGCTGATGATTTTCGACGGATTTCTGTGGGCATTGTACACCCTCGGAGGGAAGAGGCTGCTTGAGAGATACAACCCGGAAACCCTCACGGTCTATGCATTCGCCATAGGGGCAGTTCTGCTCCTGCCCTTTGCGTATGTTGAGGGCATTGCCAGTCCGGCCACATTTTCCACGATGACCTGGATATCCATCGCATTCCTGGCTCTGCTCTGCTCGGTTTTTGGCTATGTTGTGTGGTATTCAGCCCTCTCGGTCATGGAGGCAACGAAGGTTGCGGTCTTCGTGTATCTGATACCCCTCTTCACAGCGGTAATGGCGTATTTCGCCCTCGGAGAGGACATCGGGCTGTTCACCGTTCTTGGTGGAATTCTCATAGTTCTGGGAGTTTATCTTGTTGAGAGGTCTTAG
- a CDS encoding response regulator: MTRKKVMIVEDDDAVLEVLKVMLSKGNCQILVAKNGQEAIDLYRFAKPDLVLMDIELPVIDGITATKEIKKLDPNAKIIGVTAYSRSKGKHLIEAGALDIIDKPFTKKKIFQILERYTSVC, translated from the coding sequence ATGACAAGGAAAAAGGTCATGATCGTTGAGGATGACGATGCGGTTCTTGAGGTTCTCAAAGTGATGCTTTCAAAGGGTAACTGCCAGATTCTCGTGGCAAAGAACGGTCAGGAGGCCATTGACCTCTACAGGTTTGCAAAGCCAGACCTGGTTTTGATGGATATTGAGCTTCCTGTCATTGACGGTATAACTGCAACGAAGGAAATCAAAAAGCTCGATCCAAATGCCAAAATAATCGGTGTTACTGCCTATTCGAGGTCAAAGGGCAAACATCTGATTGAGGCGGGGGCGCTCGACATAATTGACAAACCATTCACCAAAAAAAAGATATTTCAAATTCTTGAAAGGTACACCTCAGTCTGTTAG